One Candidatus Tanganyikabacteria bacterium DNA segment encodes these proteins:
- a CDS encoding glycoside hydrolase family 1 protein gives MAGLEFPDGFLWGAATAAHQVEGGIDNDWTHFERQPRAIKNGDRSELGVDHYRRFDADFGLAADMGHNAHRLSIEWARIEPARGHYDRSEIDHYHEVIASLRKRGLEPFVTLHHFTNPRWVADQGGWLEDRTVDDFVRYAAFMGKEFRGAVRFWITINEPNIYACHSYVTGTWPPRRHSFPAAMRVLSQLSRAHLGAYRALREADPAARIGYSQNLMTFAPFACWSPVDRAFVRLSDRLFNRSVLDVVHGALDFIGVNYYTRAHLRFPRVILALAGAPRNDLGWEIYPDGLYEALKLAGEYARPRGIPVYVTENGIDDRLGERRSAYLVDHLRAVHRAVSEGVDVRGYIHWTLMDNFEWAEGYAPRFGLFYVDRENDLARVPTPAVGVFRTVTTHNGLTPDLLDRFAPA, from the coding sequence ATGGCTGGCCTGGAGTTCCCTGATGGCTTCCTCTGGGGAGCGGCGACCGCCGCCCACCAGGTCGAGGGCGGCATCGACAACGACTGGACGCATTTCGAGCGACAGCCGCGCGCGATCAAGAACGGCGATCGGTCGGAGCTGGGCGTCGACCACTACCGCCGCTTCGACGCCGACTTCGGCCTGGCGGCCGACATGGGCCACAACGCCCACCGCCTCTCGATCGAGTGGGCCCGCATCGAACCGGCGCGCGGGCACTACGACCGCTCCGAGATAGACCACTACCACGAGGTGATCGCGTCGCTGCGCAAGCGCGGCCTGGAGCCGTTCGTGACCCTTCACCACTTCACCAATCCGCGCTGGGTCGCCGACCAGGGCGGCTGGCTGGAAGACCGCACCGTGGACGATTTCGTGCGGTACGCCGCGTTCATGGGAAAGGAGTTCCGGGGCGCGGTGCGCTTCTGGATCACCATCAACGAGCCCAACATATACGCCTGTCACTCCTACGTCACTGGCACGTGGCCGCCGCGCCGCCACTCCTTCCCGGCGGCCATGCGCGTCCTGTCGCAACTGTCCCGGGCCCACCTCGGGGCTTACCGAGCCTTGCGGGAAGCCGACCCGGCGGCGCGCATCGGCTACTCGCAGAACCTGATGACGTTCGCGCCATTCGCCTGCTGGAGCCCCGTCGACCGGGCATTCGTGCGCCTGTCGGACCGGCTGTTCAACCGGTCGGTACTCGACGTGGTGCACGGCGCCCTCGACTTCATCGGCGTCAACTATTACACGCGGGCGCACCTGCGGTTCCCGAGGGTGATCCTGGCGCTCGCCGGCGCCCCGCGTAACGACCTGGGCTGGGAGATCTACCCCGACGGCCTCTACGAGGCGCTCAAACTGGCAGGCGAGTACGCCCGACCGCGGGGCATCCCCGTCTACGTGACCGAGAACGGCATCGACGATCGCCTCGGCGAGCGCCGGAGCGCCTACCTGGTCGATCACCTGCGGGCCGTGCACAGGGCCGTTTCCGAGGGCGTGGACGTACGCGGCTACATCCACTGGACCCTGATGGACAACTTCGAGTGGGCGGAGGGCTACGCCCCGCGCTTCGGCCTGTTCTACGTCGATCGGGAAAACGACCTTGCGCGCGTGCCGACGCCCGCCGTGGGGGTGTTCCGCACGGTGACGACCCACAACGGCTTGACGCCGGACCTCCTCGACCGGTTCGCCCCGGCATGA
- a CDS encoding non-canonical purine NTP pyrophosphatase produces MTLYFVTTSAGKFAEAERLIPGLRQLAADLPEIQEFDAAAIIRAKLDAARRGHEGEFIVEDTSLYLDALNGLPGPFIKWFLARLGPQGIYDLAEKLGDTRASARTCVGYADPGGVTRFFEGTVTGHVVAPRGERGFGWDPLFVPHGSDLTFAQMDPAEKQRFSMRRLALEDFRRFHAAR; encoded by the coding sequence ATGACTCTGTACTTCGTCACGACCAGCGCCGGGAAGTTCGCCGAGGCGGAACGGCTCATCCCGGGCCTGCGGCAACTTGCAGCCGATCTGCCCGAAATCCAGGAGTTCGACGCTGCCGCCATCATCCGCGCGAAGCTGGATGCGGCACGGCGCGGCCACGAGGGCGAGTTCATCGTGGAGGATACGTCGCTGTACCTGGACGCGCTCAACGGCCTGCCGGGGCCCTTCATCAAGTGGTTCCTGGCCCGCCTGGGGCCTCAGGGAATCTACGACCTGGCGGAGAAGCTGGGCGACACCCGCGCGTCTGCCCGTACCTGCGTGGGGTACGCCGATCCGGGAGGCGTGACGCGGTTCTTCGAGGGCACCGTGACGGGCCACGTCGTCGCTCCCCGCGGCGAGCGGGGCTTCGGGTGGGATCCGCTCTTCGTGCCCCACGGTTCCGACCTCACGTTCGCCCAGATGGATCCGGCGGAAAAGCAGCGCTTCTCGATGCGCCGCTTGGCCCTGGAGGATTTCCGGCGGTTCCACGCGGCGCGCTGA
- a CDS encoding response regulator codes for MTPRILVVDDTEFVRRNLIKIIIASGWEVVGEAETGEEAIERYLALKPDLVTMDITMPGSRLDGIEATRAILEEDPAARILMCSAVGQLDKVQEAVAAGAKDHITKPFQKDRVVERIRAALGS; via the coding sequence ATGACTCCGAGAATCCTCGTGGTGGACGATACCGAGTTCGTCCGCCGCAACCTGATCAAGATCATCATCGCGAGCGGCTGGGAGGTCGTGGGCGAGGCCGAGACCGGCGAAGAGGCGATCGAGCGGTACCTGGCCCTCAAGCCGGACCTGGTGACCATGGACATCACCATGCCGGGATCGCGCCTGGACGGCATCGAGGCGACCCGCGCCATCCTCGAGGAGGATCCGGCGGCGCGGATCCTGATGTGCAGCGCCGTCGGCCAGCTCGACAAGGTGCAGGAGGCGGTCGCGGCCGGCGCCAAGGACCACATCACCAAGCCGTTCCAGAAGGATCGCGTGGTCGAGCGGATCCGGGCGGCCCTGGGCAGCTGA
- a CDS encoding MBL fold metallo-hydrolase, translating into MKRVLLGALAAVVLPIVAIMGYAAAVFGVDEPLRGGASLGMVKTVAAGYSGAFVLPAGPGKVALVDCGVDPGAKAILAELAARRLGPEAVAAIFLTHGHRDHVSGCAKFPGAQVMAMAGEADLLEGKVAPRGPLPRFFGPGKPVRTIRFLEDEEQVKVGPLAVTAYAIPGHTAGSAAYLAEGVLFLGDSADHLRTGALAQGKWIFTDDMEQNARSLRDLAARVAPASASVRWLAFAHSGAMEGLAPLERFADGGR; encoded by the coding sequence ATGAAGCGGGTTCTGCTCGGCGCCCTCGCCGCGGTGGTGCTGCCCATCGTCGCGATCATGGGTTACGCCGCGGCGGTGTTCGGCGTGGACGAACCCCTCCGCGGCGGCGCTTCCCTGGGAATGGTCAAGACGGTGGCGGCAGGCTACTCCGGCGCCTTCGTGCTGCCGGCCGGCCCCGGCAAGGTGGCCCTGGTGGATTGCGGCGTGGATCCGGGCGCCAAGGCCATCCTGGCCGAACTCGCGGCGCGCCGCCTGGGTCCCGAGGCCGTGGCCGCGATCTTCCTGACGCACGGGCACCGCGACCACGTGTCGGGTTGCGCGAAGTTTCCCGGCGCCCAGGTCATGGCCATGGCCGGCGAGGCCGACCTCCTGGAAGGCAAGGTTGCGCCGCGGGGCCCGCTCCCGCGGTTCTTCGGGCCGGGCAAGCCCGTGCGGACGATCCGCTTCCTGGAAGACGAGGAGCAGGTGAAGGTCGGTCCTCTCGCGGTGACCGCCTACGCCATTCCGGGCCACACCGCCGGGAGCGCGGCGTACCTGGCAGAGGGCGTGCTGTTCCTCGGGGATTCGGCGGATCACCTGCGCACGGGCGCCCTGGCGCAGGGGAAATGGATCTTCACCGACGACATGGAACAAAACGCCCGGTCGCTGCGGGATCTGGCCGCGCGGGTCGCGCCGGCGAGCGCGTCGGTCAGGTGGCTGGCCTTCGCGCACAGCGGCGCCATGGAAGGCCTCGCCCCCCTTGAGCGCTTCGCCGATGGCGGTCGGTAG
- a CDS encoding DUF5069 domain-containing protein, whose amino-acid sequence MQAKDLSREFPRSPFESIQGIPWLPRLIDKVRAKQAGTLGDYTPFPCGADKRFIATFHVDGGALEQVIFGGASDEEVAAWCLANAGRTPVEAAAEYRRTQFEPIAPERREYLEEYKREILASRPDLDRSALTRADNFATAICIEEGYPIPEPAEPTPGLAP is encoded by the coding sequence TTGCAGGCCAAGGATCTATCGCGTGAGTTTCCCCGTAGCCCGTTCGAGTCGATCCAGGGCATTCCGTGGCTGCCGCGCCTCATCGACAAGGTGCGGGCCAAGCAGGCGGGCACCCTGGGCGACTACACGCCGTTCCCCTGCGGCGCCGACAAGCGGTTCATAGCGACTTTCCATGTCGATGGCGGCGCCCTGGAGCAAGTGATCTTCGGCGGGGCGTCCGACGAGGAGGTGGCCGCCTGGTGCCTCGCCAACGCGGGCCGCACGCCCGTCGAGGCCGCCGCCGAGTATCGGCGCACGCAGTTCGAGCCGATCGCGCCCGAGCGGCGGGAGTACCTGGAGGAGTACAAGCGCGAGATTCTGGCCAGCAGGCCCGACCTCGACCGTTCCGCCCTGACGCGGGCCGACAACTTCGCCACGGCCATCTGCATCGAGGAAGGCTACCCGATCCCGGAGCCTGCCGAACCAACCCCGGGGCTGGCCCCTTGA
- a CDS encoding fumarylacetoacetate hydrolase family protein has protein sequence MAPDDRTGAPVPEWPTLLGALDNWATAEPHLREVAARLARDGTGAVDLASERLMAPLPRTWAWLDGSAFLHHVLLVRRARNAEPPEDLWTVPLMYQGVSDTLLGPRDDLPLLDEGHGMDFEAEIGVIVNDVPAGVSSGEALSHVKLLVLMNDVSLRNLIPRELAAGFGFFQSKPASSFGPFAVTPDEAGDAWRDGRLHLEMRTTYNGALFGYPHAGAMHFSFGDLIAHAARTRALSAGTILGSGTVSSDDPAVGSSCLVERRMIEQIETGEMTTPFMKPGDTVAIEMLRDGRSLFGKIDQRVVIATAAARAAGR, from the coding sequence ATGGCGCCCGACGACCGCACGGGGGCGCCGGTGCCCGAGTGGCCGACGCTGCTGGGCGCCCTCGACAACTGGGCGACCGCCGAGCCGCACCTGCGGGAAGTGGCCGCCCGCCTGGCGCGAGACGGCACGGGCGCCGTGGATCTGGCGTCCGAGCGGCTCATGGCGCCGCTACCGCGAACCTGGGCGTGGCTGGACGGCAGCGCCTTCCTGCACCACGTGCTACTGGTGCGGCGGGCCCGCAACGCCGAACCGCCCGAAGATCTGTGGACGGTGCCGCTCATGTACCAGGGCGTCAGCGACACCCTCCTCGGGCCGCGCGACGACCTACCTCTGCTGGATGAAGGCCACGGCATGGACTTCGAGGCCGAGATCGGCGTAATCGTAAACGACGTGCCTGCCGGCGTGTCGAGCGGCGAAGCGCTCTCGCACGTCAAGTTGCTGGTGCTGATGAACGACGTGAGCCTCCGCAACCTCATCCCGCGGGAGCTTGCGGCCGGCTTCGGCTTTTTTCAGAGCAAGCCGGCTTCGTCGTTCGGGCCCTTCGCCGTCACGCCCGACGAGGCCGGCGACGCCTGGCGCGACGGGCGGCTGCACCTGGAGATGCGCACCACGTACAACGGCGCCCTCTTCGGGTACCCGCACGCCGGGGCCATGCACTTCTCGTTCGGGGACCTCATCGCCCATGCGGCCCGAACCCGGGCGCTTTCGGCCGGGACCATCCTGGGCAGCGGCACGGTGTCCAGCGACGACCCGGCGGTGGGTTCGAGTTGCCTGGTCGAACGCCGGATGATCGAGCAGATCGAGACCGGCGAGATGACGACGCCGTTCATGAAACCGGGCGACACGGTCGCGATCGAGATGCTGCGGGACGGGCGATCGCTCTTCGGAAAGATCGATCAACGTGTGGTGATTGCTACCGCCGCCGCGCGGGCGGCGGGACGTTAG